From one Actinomycetota bacterium genomic stretch:
- a CDS encoding DUF192 domain-containing protein, whose translation MEAVTRALHGRWSLHAPGGVLAARLTVAATPLRRMRGLLWRPVLRPGEALLLHPCSQVHTFGMRYVIDAVFCDAQLRVVAVHTLPPWRLSRTYRQARCCIEAPAGSASAAAVVEGCRLDLVEESG comes from the coding sequence GTGGAAGCAGTTACGCGCGCCCTGCACGGCCGGTGGTCGCTGCACGCGCCCGGCGGTGTGCTCGCCGCCCGGCTGACCGTTGCCGCCACGCCGCTCCGGCGTATGAGGGGTTTGCTGTGGCGGCCCGTCCTTCGGCCCGGCGAGGCCCTGCTGCTGCATCCGTGCTCACAGGTCCACACGTTCGGTATGCGCTACGTCATCGACGCGGTGTTCTGCGACGCTCAGCTGCGGGTCGTCGCGGTCCACACCCTGCCGCCCTGGCGGTTGTCCCGGACCTACCGACAGGCCAGGTGCTGCATCGAGGCGCCTGCCGGATCCGCATCGGCGGCCGCCGTCGTGGAAGGCTGCCGGCTGGACCTCGTCGAGGAAAGCGGGTGA
- a CDS encoding phage holin family protein produces MAEVSTRSTGELIRDVADDLRMLVRKEMELARVELVDSLSSKLKGAGLIAAGVLAAFPGLLFLAVALAVWLPVGTALGFLIVGLIMLALTALGVVLGARALKEKSGGVGTSVESIKEDVRWARGHLKR; encoded by the coding sequence ATGGCGGAGGTCTCGACCAGATCGACCGGGGAGCTCATTCGCGACGTCGCGGACGACCTGCGGATGCTCGTCCGAAAGGAAATGGAGCTCGCGCGTGTCGAGCTGGTGGACTCGCTCTCATCGAAGTTGAAGGGAGCGGGGCTGATCGCCGCGGGGGTTCTCGCCGCCTTTCCCGGCCTGCTGTTCCTCGCCGTGGCACTCGCGGTGTGGCTGCCGGTGGGCACAGCGCTGGGTTTTCTGATCGTAGGCTTGATCATGCTGGCCCTGACCGCCCTGGGTGTCGTTCTGGGAGCCAGGGCCCTGAAGGAGAAGTCCGGCGGTGTGGGTACCTCGGTGGAGTCGATCAAGGAGGACGTGAGATGGGCTCGCGGGCATCTCAAACGCTGA
- a CDS encoding alanine racemase, translating into MKLTDVGTPALCVDVDVLDRNLRVMASFFEARPASLRPHVKAHKTPAIAKLQAAAGCEGFTCATVWEAEVMAARGFGDLLIANEILDPTKRERLRRLSDSALVTVAIDSREALDLVRDLPIAALVDVNVGLPRCGVDRAGALELALAISETEVNFRGVMGYEGHAMAIADRELRDKTAREAVEVLVSVAAELSAEGLDVSVVSAGGTGTYDTTGTAPGVTEVQAGSYALMDTTYSGYGLPFEEALGVLCTVLSVQGPIAVLDGGLKALAVDHGSPQLHEGTPANVLFLSDEHTTLATGEGFSSRPGDRMWLRPSHVDPTVNLHDVIYAFRDTDVVDVWPVEARGYGVAKRAERP; encoded by the coding sequence ATGAAGCTCACAGACGTGGGCACTCCGGCGCTGTGTGTGGACGTGGACGTCCTCGATCGGAACCTGAGGGTGATGGCGTCGTTCTTCGAGGCGCGGCCCGCGTCGCTGCGCCCTCACGTCAAGGCGCACAAGACCCCGGCCATAGCCAAGCTCCAGGCGGCCGCGGGCTGCGAGGGCTTCACCTGTGCCACCGTCTGGGAGGCCGAGGTCATGGCGGCCAGGGGGTTCGGCGACCTGCTCATCGCCAACGAGATCCTCGACCCCACCAAGCGCGAGCGCCTGCGCCGGCTGAGCGACTCCGCGCTCGTCACCGTGGCCATCGACTCCCGCGAGGCCCTGGACCTCGTGCGCGACCTTCCCATCGCCGCTCTGGTCGACGTCAACGTCGGGCTGCCGAGATGCGGGGTGGACCGTGCCGGAGCGCTGGAGCTGGCTCTGGCCATCAGCGAAACAGAAGTCAACTTCAGAGGAGTGATGGGCTACGAGGGTCACGCCATGGCCATCGCCGACCGGGAGCTGCGCGACAAGACCGCGCGGGAGGCGGTGGAAGTCCTGGTGTCGGTCGCCGCGGAGCTGTCCGCCGAGGGCCTGGACGTGTCGGTGGTGAGCGCAGGGGGCACCGGGACTTACGACACGACGGGGACGGCCCCCGGGGTGACCGAGGTGCAGGCCGGCAGCTATGCGCTGATGGACACGACGTACTCCGGTTACGGCCTGCCGTTCGAGGAGGCGCTCGGGGTCCTGTGCACGGTCCTCAGCGTCCAGGGACCGATCGCCGTGCTGGACGGCGGGCTCAAAGCGCTCGCGGTGGACCATGGCAGCCCTCAGCTTCACGAGGGGACGCCGGCGAATGTGCTTTTTCTGTCCGACGAGCACACCACGCTGGCGACCGGAGAGGGATTCAGCTCCCGTCCTGGGGACAGGATGTGGCTGCGTCCCTCGCACGTCGACCCCACGGTCAACCTGCACGACGTCATCTACGCGTTTCGCGACACGGACGTGGTCGACGTGTGGCCGGTCGAGGCGCGCGGATACGGGGTGGCCAAGCGGGCAGAACGGCCGTGA
- a CDS encoding inositol monophosphatase family protein produces the protein MRFANHLADVADSIAMRFFRMNPGVRMKQDGSPVTEADEAVEKALRQEILASFPRDAVVGEEEGAAAGTSGRRWILDPIDGTKNYSFGIPVWATLIALEERGEVVAGVVSAPAIAERYEAARGSGARRNGETLSVSGVSSLPEARVSYGSFSSFEKHGRGEGFLRLIRTARWSRGFGDFWGHMLVAGGHVDVMAEPQVNVWDLAPLLVIVEEAGGRFTDLSGARRPDGGSALSTNGLLHEAALESLGLNVMEP, from the coding sequence TTGCGGTTCGCCAACCACCTGGCGGACGTCGCCGACTCGATTGCCATGAGGTTTTTCCGGATGAACCCCGGGGTGCGCATGAAGCAGGACGGCAGTCCCGTCACCGAGGCGGACGAAGCCGTCGAGAAGGCGCTTCGGCAGGAGATCCTTGCCTCCTTTCCACGGGACGCGGTCGTGGGCGAGGAGGAGGGGGCGGCCGCTGGGACGTCCGGGCGTCGCTGGATCCTGGACCCGATCGACGGGACGAAAAACTACTCGTTCGGGATCCCGGTCTGGGCGACGCTCATCGCGCTCGAGGAGCGGGGCGAGGTCGTAGCTGGGGTGGTCAGCGCTCCAGCGATCGCCGAGCGCTACGAGGCCGCAAGAGGCTCGGGGGCCCGTCGCAACGGTGAGACGCTGTCCGTGTCGGGCGTCTCCAGCCTGCCGGAGGCGAGGGTCTCCTACGGCTCGTTCAGCAGCTTCGAGAAGCACGGCAGGGGCGAAGGCTTTCTGCGGCTGATCCGGACTGCTCGATGGAGCCGCGGGTTCGGCGACTTCTGGGGCCACATGCTCGTCGCGGGGGGGCATGTGGACGTGATGGCAGAGCCTCAGGTCAACGTGTGGGACCTGGCCCCCCTGCTTGTGATCGTCGAGGAGGCGGGGGGAAGGTTCACCGACCTGTCCGGGGCCAGGCGGCCGGACGGGGGCTCAGCGCTCAGCACCAACGGGCTGCTCCACGAAGCGGCCCTCGAGTCGCTGGGGCTGAATGTCATGGAGCCGTAA
- a CDS encoding GerMN domain-containing protein: MIRAYGLRLTGLGAILCLAAGCGAPSGVKVIEDLPRDLYASPTPVRIEPPADDVRVFFARGAAVESVGRRVEAPSRPSEAAMTALLAGPHPDEAAVGLRTVIPQGTGLLGVQLSGPVATVDLSREFELGAEQGVLVLRLAQVVFTLTDLASIERVRFMIDGVPADVVAQDGALRQEPVSRSDYSGLGPAA, encoded by the coding sequence ATGATCCGGGCCTACGGACTCCGGCTAACCGGCCTTGGCGCCATCCTGTGCCTGGCCGCCGGCTGCGGCGCGCCGTCGGGCGTCAAGGTCATCGAGGACCTGCCGCGTGACCTGTACGCCTCACCCACCCCGGTGCGGATCGAGCCACCGGCCGACGACGTTCGCGTGTTCTTCGCGAGGGGTGCGGCTGTGGAGTCCGTCGGGCGCCGGGTCGAAGCTCCCTCGAGGCCTAGCGAGGCCGCCATGACCGCCCTGCTGGCCGGCCCCCACCCGGACGAGGCGGCGGTCGGCCTCAGGACCGTGATTCCCCAGGGGACCGGCCTGCTCGGGGTCCAGCTGTCCGGTCCCGTGGCGACCGTGGACCTGTCCCGCGAGTTCGAGCTGGGGGCCGAGCAGGGGGTGCTCGTCCTGCGTCTGGCTCAGGTGGTTTTCACGTTGACCGACCTCGCCAGCATCGAGCGGGTGAGGTTCATGATCGACGGGGTGCCGGCCGACGTCGTCGCGCAGGACGGTGCGCTGCGTCAGGAGCCGGTTTCTCGCAGCGACTACTCGGGACTCGGTCCCGCGGCCTGA
- a CDS encoding HAMP domain-containing sensor histidine kinase, translating into MTLRLRIAAAFFVGALVVSAFVAGSTYALARTYMTRQRTDAVVGSSYNSLRYAREYLARPDHPLDQLVESLRARSNADVLVTDGRSPVVASVSLTPEAIPSELIRVVERGQVGYTILDSDPRRLAFGSPIPSSNLHAYLVYPIDDLDATLGLLAQILFAVVAGAVLVAALVGLRLARRTIEPLRRASEAAQQVSKGLLDTRLEVTGRDELGVLASSFNSMASALRERILRERQFVSDASHELRTPLTALKTSVDFLADHADALPSRLRPVVGLAAEEVRSLQRLVDDLLELSRMEAGGVQPAAEDVDLGAFAVEVARRRAPGRPVYVTAPDDRCVVRTDKARLERVVGNLVENAVVHGEARDIEIAVRRSVGWVSLEVADRGPGIPPEHVPRIFERFWRADASRRRGGLAGAGLGLAIARENAHVLGAELDVESSKETGTKFTVRLPMGDAVPAATGQP; encoded by the coding sequence GTGACACTGAGGCTGCGGATTGCGGCTGCCTTCTTCGTCGGGGCCCTGGTCGTGTCGGCGTTTGTCGCCGGTTCCACGTACGCGCTGGCCCGCACCTACATGACGCGGCAGCGCACCGACGCCGTGGTCGGGTCCAGCTACAACAGCCTTCGCTACGCAAGGGAGTACCTCGCGCGTCCGGACCATCCGCTGGACCAGCTCGTGGAATCGCTGCGCGCACGGTCAAACGCCGACGTGCTCGTCACGGACGGACGCAGTCCCGTGGTCGCGTCGGTGTCGCTGACCCCGGAGGCCATACCGTCGGAACTGATTCGAGTTGTGGAGCGCGGGCAGGTCGGGTACACAATCCTGGACTCCGACCCGCGCCGTCTGGCGTTCGGCTCGCCCATTCCCTCGTCGAACCTGCACGCGTACCTCGTTTATCCGATCGACGACCTGGATGCGACGCTGGGCCTGCTCGCCCAGATCCTGTTCGCCGTGGTGGCGGGGGCCGTCCTGGTCGCGGCGCTGGTCGGCCTGCGTCTGGCCCGACGGACGATAGAGCCGCTGCGCCGGGCCAGTGAGGCCGCGCAGCAGGTGTCCAAAGGGCTGCTCGACACCCGCCTCGAGGTGACAGGGCGCGACGAACTTGGGGTGCTGGCTTCCTCTTTCAACTCGATGGCCTCGGCTCTGCGAGAGCGGATCCTGCGTGAAAGGCAATTCGTCTCCGATGCCTCCCACGAGCTGCGGACCCCGCTCACCGCGCTCAAAACATCCGTGGACTTCCTGGCCGACCACGCCGACGCCCTTCCGTCGCGATTGCGCCCGGTGGTCGGGCTGGCCGCCGAGGAGGTGCGTTCCCTGCAGAGGCTCGTGGACGACCTGCTGGAGCTCTCACGGATGGAGGCCGGTGGAGTCCAGCCGGCCGCGGAGGACGTCGACCTCGGTGCGTTCGCCGTCGAGGTGGCCCGCAGGCGCGCACCCGGACGTCCGGTCTACGTGACGGCCCCTGATGACCGCTGCGTGGTCCGTACCGACAAGGCGAGGCTGGAGCGGGTGGTCGGCAACCTCGTGGAGAACGCGGTGGTCCATGGAGAGGCGCGGGACATCGAGATCGCCGTCCGGCGCTCGGTCGGATGGGTGTCGCTGGAGGTGGCCGACCGGGGGCCGGGCATCCCGCCGGAGCACGTGCCGCGCATCTTCGAGCGCTTCTGGCGTGCCGACGCCTCGCGCCGTCGCGGGGGACTAGCGGGCGCGGGCCTCGGGCTCGCGATCGCCAGGGAGAACGCCCACGTGCTGGGGGCCGAGCTGGACGTGGAGTCGTCCAAGGAGACCGGCACGAAGTTTACGGTCAGGCTCCCGATGGGCGACGCGGTCCCGGCCGCAACCGGACAGCCATGA
- a CDS encoding response regulator transcription factor gives MTTGPRLLVVDDDERIIEIMRVALEEEGYRVDTAGDAEQALQSMRVNRPDLLVLDVMLPGRDGFELCREIRKSSSVPIVLLTAKTDTIDVVVGLESGADDYVTKPFEMRVLVARLRSLLRRARSREGAERILHLGPLEIRPDEGVVLKNGASLPLTRTEFRLLCTLASRPSRVFSRELLLEEVWGYDYFGDARLVDVHIRRLRSKVEDDPAHPVLVQTVRGMGYKLSEAQSRGAEGPP, from the coding sequence ATGACCACCGGCCCCCGCCTTCTTGTCGTCGACGATGACGAGCGAATCATCGAGATCATGCGTGTTGCGCTGGAGGAGGAGGGCTACCGGGTCGATACCGCGGGGGACGCCGAGCAGGCCCTGCAATCGATGCGGGTGAACCGTCCGGACCTGCTCGTGCTGGACGTCATGCTCCCCGGACGGGACGGGTTCGAGCTGTGCCGCGAGATCCGAAAGTCCTCCAGCGTCCCGATCGTCCTGCTGACCGCGAAGACCGACACGATCGACGTCGTGGTGGGCCTGGAGTCCGGAGCGGACGACTACGTCACAAAGCCTTTCGAGATGCGCGTGCTGGTGGCCCGGCTGCGGTCGCTGCTGCGTCGGGCCCGGTCCAGGGAGGGGGCGGAGAGGATCCTTCACCTCGGCCCCCTGGAGATCCGTCCGGACGAAGGCGTGGTCCTCAAGAACGGGGCCTCGCTGCCGCTGACGCGCACGGAGTTCAGGCTTCTGTGCACGCTGGCGTCGAGGCCGTCGCGGGTGTTCAGCCGGGAGCTTCTGCTCGAGGAGGTGTGGGGTTACGACTACTTCGGCGACGCCCGGCTGGTGGACGTGCACATACGGCGCCTGAGGTCGAAGGTGGAGGACGACCCGGCCCACCCGGTCCTGGTCCAGACCGTTCGTGGCATGGGCTACAAACTGTCGGAGGCACAGTCCAGGGGGGCCGAGGGCCCGCCGTGA